The following are encoded in a window of Betaproteobacteria bacterium genomic DNA:
- a CDS encoding DsbC family protein, whose product MTKSMTMLLAAAVLGISMLGLAHADEESVRKGFTAKFPKAHVQSVTKIPNIDLYEVIIGTDVYYTDDNVQYLVEGSLTDLKTEKNLTAERQRELKETPIAWKDLPLDLAIKKVKGKGERKVAVFSDPDCPFCKRLENTLKDVDNVTIYTFLFPLADLHPQAVDRSRAIWCSPDRIKAWDDYMLNGMQPGKHKDCDSPVEKVLAYGQKKNINSTPTLVFASGKRVNGAYPRDAIEQNLNGK is encoded by the coding sequence ATGACTAAGTCAATGACGATGCTCTTGGCGGCGGCGGTTCTTGGGATTTCCATGCTGGGATTGGCCCATGCCGATGAAGAGTCCGTGCGAAAAGGCTTCACGGCGAAATTCCCCAAGGCCCACGTCCAGTCCGTCACCAAGATACCCAACATCGATCTGTACGAAGTCATCATCGGTACGGACGTGTACTACACCGACGACAATGTGCAATACCTCGTCGAGGGTAGTTTGACCGACCTGAAGACGGAGAAAAACCTCACCGCGGAGCGGCAACGCGAACTCAAGGAAACCCCCATCGCCTGGAAAGATTTGCCCTTGGATCTGGCGATCAAGAAGGTAAAGGGCAAGGGCGAGCGCAAGGTGGCGGTGTTCTCGGACCCGGACTGCCCCTTTTGCAAGCGCTTGGAAAATACTCTGAAGGATGTGGACAACGTCACCATCTATACCTTCTTGTTCCCGCTGGCGGATTTGCATCCCCAGGCCGTGGACCGCTCGCGCGCCATCTGGTGCTCGCCGGACCGCATCAAGGCATGGGACGATTACATGCTTAACGGTATGCAGCCCGGTAAGCATAAAGACTGCGACAGCCCCGTGGAAAAAGTGCTGGCCTACGGACAGAAGAAAAACATCAACTCGACGCCCACCCTGGTGTTTGCCAGCGGAAAGCGCGTCAACGGCGCTTATCCGCGAGACGCCATCGAGCAAAATCTCAACGGCAAGTAA
- a CDS encoding transglycosylase: MTAFLRSCTLIAKDPRWSQVCEQSAALASASPASLRAYFETWFTPFKITDGTGNAQGLLTGYYEPLLRGSREKKPPYTYPVYAVPRDLVRIELSALYPELSHHRLRGRVVGNKIVPYHARGDIEAGQASLAGRELLWVDDAIALFFLHIQGSGKVALESGETVRLAYADQNGHPYRAIGKTLVERGELQEVSLQSIRAWLQRNPQNAAQVMQTNPSYVFFEEQPDTADGPKGTQGVALTEGHSIAVDPRSIPLGAPVYIESNWPQGGEPLNRLAVAQDTGGAIRGAVRADLFLGTGTGAEETSGRMRQPLRAWVLLPKSWKN; the protein is encoded by the coding sequence ATGACAGCGTTCCTGCGCAGCTGCACCTTGATCGCCAAGGATCCAAGATGGTCGCAAGTATGTGAACAATCCGCGGCCCTCGCCTCCGCCAGCCCCGCATCATTGCGCGCATACTTCGAGACGTGGTTCACACCGTTCAAGATCACCGACGGTACAGGCAACGCCCAGGGATTGCTGACGGGTTACTACGAACCCCTGCTGCGCGGTAGCCGAGAAAAGAAGCCGCCCTATACCTATCCGGTCTACGCCGTTCCGCGGGATCTGGTTCGCATCGAATTGAGCGCGCTTTACCCGGAACTCTCTCACCACCGCCTGCGCGGACGGGTGGTAGGCAACAAAATCGTGCCCTACCATGCCCGTGGCGACATCGAAGCGGGGCAGGCCTCCTTGGCTGGCCGCGAGTTGCTCTGGGTGGACGATGCCATCGCCCTATTCTTTTTGCACATCCAGGGATCGGGCAAAGTGGCGCTGGAATCGGGCGAAACCGTGCGCCTGGCCTATGCGGACCAAAATGGCCATCCCTACCGCGCCATCGGGAAGACGCTTGTTGAACGCGGAGAACTCCAAGAAGTTTCCCTGCAATCCATACGGGCGTGGCTCCAGCGCAACCCGCAAAACGCGGCGCAGGTCATGCAGACCAATCCCAGCTACGTGTTTTTCGAAGAGCAACCCGATACCGCCGATGGTCCCAAAGGCACTCAGGGAGTAGCGCTCACCGAGGGTCACAGCATTGCCGTGGACCCGCGCAGCATTCCCCTCGGCGCCCCCGTGTACATCGAATCCAATTGGCCGCAAGGGGGAGAGCCCCTGAACCGGCTCGCCGTCGCGCAAGACACCGGGGGCGCGATACGCGGCGCCGTGCGGGCCGATCTTTTCCTAGGGACGGGAACCGGTGCGGAAGAAACCTCCGGGCGCATGCGCCAACCCCTGCGCGCCTGGGTATTGCTGCCAAAGTCGTGGAAGAACTAA
- a CDS encoding energy transducer TonB: MQQFAPLLLAMGLSALAHFSFLYGFKLKAPGDALSVGEELHARLQSVEPARMQDLLGPPPEKKYRRIAATHRELPAVAPPEPEPNASSAGSHLPEPAEAQAAAIPLLADTATYTVRELDVFPKPLLAIQPPFPRRASDDRVSGYVTLDLVIDQQGVVEEAKVLEANPEGYFEEAALESFKAAHFSPGYRDGTPVRSRLAVKVDFELGRNASATDANR; this comes from the coding sequence GTGCAGCAGTTTGCTCCGCTGTTGCTCGCGATGGGGCTCTCCGCGCTAGCGCACTTTTCCTTCCTCTACGGTTTCAAGCTCAAAGCTCCAGGCGATGCGTTGAGCGTGGGGGAAGAGCTCCACGCCCGGTTGCAATCCGTGGAGCCGGCCCGAATGCAGGATCTTCTAGGGCCGCCTCCAGAGAAGAAATACCGGCGCATTGCAGCGACGCACAGGGAGCTACCCGCCGTAGCGCCGCCGGAGCCTGAACCGAACGCGTCTTCCGCCGGCTCGCATCTTCCGGAACCCGCCGAAGCGCAGGCCGCCGCGATACCGCTCCTGGCGGACACTGCTACTTACACGGTTAGAGAGTTGGACGTTTTCCCCAAACCCTTGCTCGCTATCCAGCCGCCTTTTCCCAGGCGGGCGAGCGATGATCGCGTTTCAGGATACGTGACCTTGGACTTGGTGATCGACCAGCAAGGCGTCGTCGAGGAGGCAAAGGTATTGGAGGCCAATCCCGAAGGATATTTTGAAGAAGCCGCGTTGGAGAGTTTCAAGGCGGCGCACTTCTCCCCAGGGTACCGGGATGGAACACCGGTGCGAAGCCGGTTGGCGGTCAAGGTCGATTTCGAGTTGGGACGCAATGCGTCCGCCACGGATGCCAACCGCTAA